The following are encoded together in the Takifugu flavidus isolate HTHZ2018 chromosome 22, ASM371156v2, whole genome shotgun sequence genome:
- the LOC130519270 gene encoding myelin regulatory factor-like protein isoform X1, with translation MEPGGGRPAVQVVGENEALQQFFCGQDVSGVLDNSVTVDTSILEQYLSNDLDPNSFMLPESPPDSEACSPAQIPDFPCESSYWSSQRTPQEVFQPRPGAEPPSSCRFKGPDSSSVPPELLTYDQLRSFGLTNTYIRSGTSPAGPSPLQQRHPHEHYQRANNLRSSQAPPTPASPPTLLSNTYDTPSTSSGLVPHVTTPPSTCALDSSSVLTPCSTGSKRRRRSVSEETSAGVEAPCAEGDGNHQGSFGNVGGVGSSLGLNQHLTWDHFKPDRWCTLFSSSFQTLSPPAYHVDTDKGFVYSTTDEAFVCQKKNHFQVTVHIGVATEPRYIRSPRGPQEVDHFLIKVFGIKMESSSRQVTIEQSQPDRSKKPFHPVRVSLPSGKITKVTLGRLHFSETTANNMRKKGKPNPDQRYFQMVVGLYGAVSGEESLLLTALVSERIIVRASNPGQFEMDGDPLWQRGVVQESVVCQGRVGINSDAPDEALVVCGNAKVMGAIMQPSDQRAKYNIQEVDSEQQLKRINQMRIVEFDYKPEFASSMGIDHTHQTGVLAQEVKELLPSAVTQMGDICCSDGEKIQNFLMVDKEQIFMENVGAVQHLSKLTDNLETRITDLEVWNQRLAKLKSLSGSLRSNSRRTMKHSGGPPTPSPDTCKTENVQKETSCQRFTFCLRHKIFQASIFALLAAMAFCVICITAVYLVNLTEEDFGSALSNSSETPPQTTACSSTANTAGPTGQPEPWPPDVDFCDLLYCDQVYCCSPPAGGSVEPQVPEPFEKSNVTGLRKQAFYRHLKRGYDWTNTSIQSFMIKENQQLIDRNYCVRDECGPERFAYRVPISQFVPVNMKVTLVMNSTELLVVHLCRFDESAVCSSRLNAVARSRYPSNTQGEHQWPLHASRLYQSSYHFRSAVAGQADCSTDHNLAGVLFTDYYFHFYRRCTDPPTPL, from the exons ATGGAGCCTGGAGGAGGCAGACCAGCGGTCCAGGTTGTGGGAGAGAACGAGGCTCTGCAGCAGTTCTTCTGTG gtcaggATGTAAGTGGTGTGTTGGACAATTCTGTTACCGTAGATACGAGCATCCTGGAGCAGTACCTCAGCAATGACCTAGACCCCAACAGTTT catgctcccTGAATCTCCTCCTGACTCAGAGGCGTGTTCACCTGCACAAATACCAG ATTTCCCCTGCGAGTCGTCCTATTGGTCTAGTCAGCGGACCCCCCAGGAAGTGTTCCAGCCCAGACCTGGCGCCGAGCCCCCTTCGTCTTGTCGCTTTAAGGGTCCAGACTCTTCCTCTGTTCCCCCTGAGCTGCTGACCTATGATCAGCTGCGCAGTTTTGGACTCACTAACACTTACATCAGGTCAGGTACCTCACCTgctggcccctcccccctccagcagCGACACCCACATGAACACTACCAGCGTGCCAACAACCTCCGCAGCTCTCAGGCCCCTCCCACACCTGCTTCACCACCAACACTGCTGTCAAACACCTACGACACTCCCAGCACGTCTTCAGGGCTGGTCCCACATGTAACCACGCCCCCTTCCACCTGTGCGTTGGACTCCTCCTCCGTGTTAACCCCCTG TTCCACAGGGAGtaaaaggagaagaaggtcTGTGTCCGAGGAAACCTCGGCAGGGGTCGAGGCGCCCTGTGCTGAAGGAGATGGGAATCATCAAGGCAGCTTTGGGAATGTTGGAGGAGTTGGATCCAGTTTGGGATTAAACCAGCATCTGACATGGGATCATTTCAAACCAGACCGGTGGTGCACGTTAttcagcagcagttttcagACACT GTCCCCTCCTGCCTACCATGTGGACACAGACAAAGGTTTCGTCTACTCCACCACTGACGAGGCCTTTGTCTGTCAGAAGAAGAATCACTTCCAGGTCACCGTTCACATCGGGGTGGCCACAGAACCACGATACATCCGCTCGCCCCGAGGACCACAGGAGGTGGACCACTTCCTGATCAAAGTGTTTGGGATCAAG ATGGAATCTTCAAGCCGCCAGGTGACCATTGAACAGTCTCAGCCTGACCGCAGCAAGAAACCCTTCCACCCTGTCAG GGTCAGTCTACCCAGTGGCAAGATCACCAAGGTAACCCTGGGACGCCTGCACTTCAGCGAGACTACCGCCAATAACATGCGCAAGAAAGGGAAGCCCAACCCTGATCAGAG ATATTTCCAGATGGTGGTTGGGTTGTACGGCGCCGTCTCTGGAGAAGAGAGCTTGTTGCTCACGGCTCTGGTGTCTGAGAGGATCATCGTCAGG GCCTCAAACCCAGGCCAGTTTGAGATGGACGGCGACCCCCTGTGGCAGCGCGGGGTCGTGCAGGAGTCCGTGGTCTGTCAGGGTCGGGTGGGAATCAACAGCGATGCCCCGGACGAGGCGCTGGTGGTCTGTGGCAACGCCAAAGTGATGGGAGCCATCATGCAGCCTTCTGACCAACGCGCCAAATACAACATACAGGAA GTCGACTCGGAGCAGCAACTAAAGAGAATCAACCAGATGAGAATCGTTGAGTTCGATTACAAACCAGAGTTTGCCTCAAGCATGGGAATAGACCACACCCACCAAACAG GTGTTTTAGCtcaggaggtgaaggagctgcTTCCATCAGCAGTGACGCAGATGGGAGACATCTGCTGTTCTGATGGAGAGAAGATCCAGAACTTCCTCATGGTGGACAAA GAGCAGATCTTCATGGAGAATGTCGGGGCAGTGCAGCACCTGTCGAAGCTCACCGACAACCTGGAGACTCGGATTACAGACCTGGAGGTCTGGAACCAACGACTGGCCAAGCTGAAGAGCCTGAGTGGCAGCCTGCGCTCCAACAG CAGGAGGACCATGAAACACAGCGGGGGGCCCCCAACACCGAGTCCTGACACCTGTAAGACGGAGAATGTCCAGAAGGAGACGTCCTGTCAGAGGTTCACCTTCTGTTTGAGGCATAAAATCTTCCAGGCTAGCATCTTCGCCCTGCTCGCCGCCATGGCCTTCTG CGTGATCTGCATCACTGCCGTCTACCTGGTGAATTTGACAGAGGAAGACTTTGGCTCCGCCCTCAGCAACAG CAGTGAGACGCCTCCTCAGACCACCGCCTGCAGTAGCACAGCTAACACAG CCGGGCCGACGGGTCAGCCTGAGCCGTGGCCTCCAGACGTGGACTTCTGTGACCTGCTCTACTGTGATCAGGTCTACTGCTGCtcaccaccagcagggggcagtgtggaGCCCCAAGTCCCTGAACCGTTTGAAAAATCCAACGTAACAG GACTGAGAAAACAAGCGTTTTATCGCCATTTAAAGAGAGGATATGACT GGACAAACACGAGCATCCAGTCTTTCATGATCAAAGAGAACCAGCAGCTGATTGACAGAAACTACTGTGTGAGAGACGAGTGTGG GCCGGAGCGTTTCGCCTACAGAGTTCCCATCAGCCAGTTCGTCCCCGTCAACATGAAGGTCACGCTGGTGATGAA TTCCACTGAGCTGCTGGTGGTTCACCTGTGTCGATTTGATGAGTCCGCCGTCTGTTCCAGCCGGTTAAACGCCGTCGCCAGGAGCCGTTACCCTTCAAACACACAG ggagaACACCAATGGCCTCTTCACGCGTCCCGTCTCTACCAGAGCTCGTACCACTTCCGCTCTGCAGTCGCT GGTCAGGCCGACTGCAGTACCGACCATAACCTCGCGGGGGTGCTCTTCACAGACTACTACTTCCACTTCTACAGGCGCTGCACAGACCCCCCGACTCCGCTGTAA
- the LOC130519270 gene encoding myelin regulatory factor-like protein isoform X2 has translation MEPGGGRPAVQVVGENEALQQFFCGQDVSGVLDNSVTVDTSILEQYLSNDLDPNSFMLPESPPDSEACSPAQIPDFPCESSYWSSQRTPQEVFQPRPGAEPPSSCRFKGPDSSSVPPELLTYDQLRSFGLTNTYIRSGTSPAGPSPLQQRHPHEHYQRANNLRSSQAPPTPASPPTLLSNTYDTPSTSSGLVPHVTTPPSTCALDSSSVLTPCSTGSKRRRRSVSEETSAGVEAPCAEGDGNHQGSFGNVGGVGSSLGLNQHLTWDHFKPDRWCTLFSSSFQTLSPPAYHVDTDKGFVYSTTDEAFVCQKKNHFQVTVHIGVATEPRYIRSPRGPQEVDHFLIKVFGIKMESSSRQVTIEQSQPDRSKKPFHPVRVSLPSGKITKVTLGRLHFSETTANNMRKKGKPNPDQRYFQMVVGLYGAVSGEESLLLTALVSERIIVRASNPGQFEMDGDPLWQRGVVQESVVCQGRVGINSDAPDEALVVCGNAKVMGAIMQPSDQRAKYNIQEVDSEQQLKRINQMRIVEFDYKPEFASSMGIDHTHQTGVLAQEVKELLPSAVTQMGDICCSDGEKIQNFLMVDKEQIFMENVGAVQHLSKLTDNLETRITDLEVWNQRLAKLKSLSGSLRSNRRTMKHSGGPPTPSPDTCKTENVQKETSCQRFTFCLRHKIFQASIFALLAAMAFCVICITAVYLVNLTEEDFGSALSNSSETPPQTTACSSTANTAGPTGQPEPWPPDVDFCDLLYCDQVYCCSPPAGGSVEPQVPEPFEKSNVTGLRKQAFYRHLKRGYDWTNTSIQSFMIKENQQLIDRNYCVRDECGPERFAYRVPISQFVPVNMKVTLVMNSTELLVVHLCRFDESAVCSSRLNAVARSRYPSNTQGEHQWPLHASRLYQSSYHFRSAVAGQADCSTDHNLAGVLFTDYYFHFYRRCTDPPTPL, from the exons ATGGAGCCTGGAGGAGGCAGACCAGCGGTCCAGGTTGTGGGAGAGAACGAGGCTCTGCAGCAGTTCTTCTGTG gtcaggATGTAAGTGGTGTGTTGGACAATTCTGTTACCGTAGATACGAGCATCCTGGAGCAGTACCTCAGCAATGACCTAGACCCCAACAGTTT catgctcccTGAATCTCCTCCTGACTCAGAGGCGTGTTCACCTGCACAAATACCAG ATTTCCCCTGCGAGTCGTCCTATTGGTCTAGTCAGCGGACCCCCCAGGAAGTGTTCCAGCCCAGACCTGGCGCCGAGCCCCCTTCGTCTTGTCGCTTTAAGGGTCCAGACTCTTCCTCTGTTCCCCCTGAGCTGCTGACCTATGATCAGCTGCGCAGTTTTGGACTCACTAACACTTACATCAGGTCAGGTACCTCACCTgctggcccctcccccctccagcagCGACACCCACATGAACACTACCAGCGTGCCAACAACCTCCGCAGCTCTCAGGCCCCTCCCACACCTGCTTCACCACCAACACTGCTGTCAAACACCTACGACACTCCCAGCACGTCTTCAGGGCTGGTCCCACATGTAACCACGCCCCCTTCCACCTGTGCGTTGGACTCCTCCTCCGTGTTAACCCCCTG TTCCACAGGGAGtaaaaggagaagaaggtcTGTGTCCGAGGAAACCTCGGCAGGGGTCGAGGCGCCCTGTGCTGAAGGAGATGGGAATCATCAAGGCAGCTTTGGGAATGTTGGAGGAGTTGGATCCAGTTTGGGATTAAACCAGCATCTGACATGGGATCATTTCAAACCAGACCGGTGGTGCACGTTAttcagcagcagttttcagACACT GTCCCCTCCTGCCTACCATGTGGACACAGACAAAGGTTTCGTCTACTCCACCACTGACGAGGCCTTTGTCTGTCAGAAGAAGAATCACTTCCAGGTCACCGTTCACATCGGGGTGGCCACAGAACCACGATACATCCGCTCGCCCCGAGGACCACAGGAGGTGGACCACTTCCTGATCAAAGTGTTTGGGATCAAG ATGGAATCTTCAAGCCGCCAGGTGACCATTGAACAGTCTCAGCCTGACCGCAGCAAGAAACCCTTCCACCCTGTCAG GGTCAGTCTACCCAGTGGCAAGATCACCAAGGTAACCCTGGGACGCCTGCACTTCAGCGAGACTACCGCCAATAACATGCGCAAGAAAGGGAAGCCCAACCCTGATCAGAG ATATTTCCAGATGGTGGTTGGGTTGTACGGCGCCGTCTCTGGAGAAGAGAGCTTGTTGCTCACGGCTCTGGTGTCTGAGAGGATCATCGTCAGG GCCTCAAACCCAGGCCAGTTTGAGATGGACGGCGACCCCCTGTGGCAGCGCGGGGTCGTGCAGGAGTCCGTGGTCTGTCAGGGTCGGGTGGGAATCAACAGCGATGCCCCGGACGAGGCGCTGGTGGTCTGTGGCAACGCCAAAGTGATGGGAGCCATCATGCAGCCTTCTGACCAACGCGCCAAATACAACATACAGGAA GTCGACTCGGAGCAGCAACTAAAGAGAATCAACCAGATGAGAATCGTTGAGTTCGATTACAAACCAGAGTTTGCCTCAAGCATGGGAATAGACCACACCCACCAAACAG GTGTTTTAGCtcaggaggtgaaggagctgcTTCCATCAGCAGTGACGCAGATGGGAGACATCTGCTGTTCTGATGGAGAGAAGATCCAGAACTTCCTCATGGTGGACAAA GAGCAGATCTTCATGGAGAATGTCGGGGCAGTGCAGCACCTGTCGAAGCTCACCGACAACCTGGAGACTCGGATTACAGACCTGGAGGTCTGGAACCAACGACTGGCCAAGCTGAAGAGCCTGAGTGGCAGCCTGCGCTCCAACAG GAGGACCATGAAACACAGCGGGGGGCCCCCAACACCGAGTCCTGACACCTGTAAGACGGAGAATGTCCAGAAGGAGACGTCCTGTCAGAGGTTCACCTTCTGTTTGAGGCATAAAATCTTCCAGGCTAGCATCTTCGCCCTGCTCGCCGCCATGGCCTTCTG CGTGATCTGCATCACTGCCGTCTACCTGGTGAATTTGACAGAGGAAGACTTTGGCTCCGCCCTCAGCAACAG CAGTGAGACGCCTCCTCAGACCACCGCCTGCAGTAGCACAGCTAACACAG CCGGGCCGACGGGTCAGCCTGAGCCGTGGCCTCCAGACGTGGACTTCTGTGACCTGCTCTACTGTGATCAGGTCTACTGCTGCtcaccaccagcagggggcagtgtggaGCCCCAAGTCCCTGAACCGTTTGAAAAATCCAACGTAACAG GACTGAGAAAACAAGCGTTTTATCGCCATTTAAAGAGAGGATATGACT GGACAAACACGAGCATCCAGTCTTTCATGATCAAAGAGAACCAGCAGCTGATTGACAGAAACTACTGTGTGAGAGACGAGTGTGG GCCGGAGCGTTTCGCCTACAGAGTTCCCATCAGCCAGTTCGTCCCCGTCAACATGAAGGTCACGCTGGTGATGAA TTCCACTGAGCTGCTGGTGGTTCACCTGTGTCGATTTGATGAGTCCGCCGTCTGTTCCAGCCGGTTAAACGCCGTCGCCAGGAGCCGTTACCCTTCAAACACACAG ggagaACACCAATGGCCTCTTCACGCGTCCCGTCTCTACCAGAGCTCGTACCACTTCCGCTCTGCAGTCGCT GGTCAGGCCGACTGCAGTACCGACCATAACCTCGCGGGGGTGCTCTTCACAGACTACTACTTCCACTTCTACAGGCGCTGCACAGACCCCCCGACTCCGCTGTAA
- the cct2 gene encoding T-complex protein 1 subunit beta gives MVSLSMAPVNIFKHGADEERAETARLSSFVGAIAVGDLVKSTLGPKGMDKILLSGGSGGTVTVTNDGATILKAIGVDNPAAKCWLVNLSKVQDDEVGDGTTSVAVLAAELLREAELLVSRKIHPQTIISGWRKATQVARDALREAAVDHSNDSARFQEDLLNIARTTLSSKLLTHHKEHFARLAVDAVIRLKGSGNLDAIHVIKKLGGSLTDSYLDEGFLLDKKIGVNQPKRMENVKILIANTGMDTDKIKIFGSRVRVDSTARVAEIELAEKEKMKEKVDRILKHGINCFINRQLIYNYPEQLFAQAGIMAIEHADFSGVERLALVTGGEITSTFDHPELVKLGHCKLIEEVMIGEDTLIHFSGVAMGEACTIVLRGATQQILDEAERSLHDALCVLAQTVKEPRTVYGGGCSEMLMAKVVTDLANRTPGKEAVAMESFAKALAMLPTIIADNAGYDSADLVAQLRAAHQENRTTCGLNMSEGTVGDMAALGITESFQVKRQVLLSASEAAEMILRVDDVIKAAPRKRVPDHHPC, from the exons ATG gtgtcCCTGTCGATGGCCCCGGTCAACATATTCAAGCACGGCGCCGATGAAGAGCGAGCTGAAACTGCTCGACTG tcGTCCTTCGTGGGCGCCATCGCCGTCGGCGACCTGGTCAAGAGCACTTTGGGCCCCAAAGGGATG GATAAGATCCTGCTGAGTGGGGGGTCGGGCGGCACGGTGACGGTGACCAACGATGGCGCGACCATCCTCAAAGCCATCGGCGTCGATAACCCCGCCGCCAAGTGCTGGTTGGTGA ATTTGTCGAAGGTCCAGGATGACGAGGTCGGAGACGGCACCACCTCCGTCGCCGTGCTCGCCGCAGAGCTGCTGCGG gaggcggagcttctgGTCTCCAGGAAGATCCACCCCCAGACCATCATCTCCGGCTGGAGGAAGGCCACGCAGGTGGCGCGGGACGCGCTGAGGGAGGCGGCGGTGGACCACAG CAACGACTCCGCTCGTTTCCAAGAGGACCTGTTGAACATCGCCCGGACGACCTTGTCCTCCAAACTGCTGACTCATCACAAAGAGCACTTCGCCCGGCTGGCGGTGGACGCCGTCATACGGCTGAAGGGCTCCGGGAACCTGGACGCCATCCACGTCATCAAGAAGCTCGGCGGCAGCCTGACGGACTCGTACCTGGATGAAG GTTTCCTGTTGGACAAGAAGATCGGAGTGAACCAACCAAAGAGGATGGAGAACGTCAAGATCCTGATCGCCAACACTGGCATGGACACGGACAAGATCAAG ATCTTCGGCTCGAGGGTCCGTGTGGACTCGACCGCGAGGGTGGCAGAGATCGagctggcagagaaggagaagatgaaggagaaggTGGATCGAATCCTCAAACACGGAATCAACTGCTTCATCAACAg ACAGCTGATCTACAACTACCCAGAGCAGCTGTTCGCTCAGGCTGGAATCATGGCCATCGAGCACGCCGACTTCAGTGGGGTGGAGCGCCTCGCCCTGGTAACag GAGGAGAGATCACCTCCACCTTCGACCACCCCGAGCTGGTGAAACTGGGTCACTGTAAGCTGATCGAGGAGGTGATGATCGGCGAGGACACGCTCATCCACTTCTCTGGCGTTGCCATGG GTGAGGCGTGCACCATCGTGCTGCGTGGGGCCACTCAGCAGATCCTGGACGAGGCGGAGCGCTCGCTGCACGACGCTCTGTGCGTGCTGGCTCAGACGGTGAAGGAGCCGCGCACCGTGTACGGCGGCGGCTGCTCCGAGATGCTGATGGCCAAGGTGGTGACGGACCTGGCCAATCGGACGCCGGGGAAGGAGGCGGTCGCCATGGAGTCGTTCGCCAAGGCTCTGGCCATG CTGCCGACCATCATCGCCGACAACGCCGGCTACGACAGCGCCGACCTGGTGGCCCAGCTGAGGGCGGCACACCAGGAGAACAGAACCACCTGTGGGCTGa ACATGTCTGAAGGCACAGTCGGCGACATGGCGGCGCTCGGCATCACCGAGTCCTTCCAGGTGAAGCGCCAGGTGCTGCTGAGCGCCTCCGAAGCTGCGGAGATGATCCTCAGAGTGGACGATGTCATCAAAGCTGCTCCCAG GAAGAGGGTTCCCGACCATCATCCCTGctaa
- the nots gene encoding nothepsin, which produces MLKLLLLLLLRTWTWTWTCSALVRIPLKPMPSMRSRLRADGQLSAFLQERRPDLFQRRYFQCFPATGPSLRVERFSETLYNYMDVQFYGEIELGTPGQNFSVVFDTGSSDLWVPSVYCVSQTCGYHRRFKAFESTSYRHDGRVFEIHYGSGHMLGIMARDTLKINNVTVQNQEFGESVYEPGVAFVMAHFDGILGMGYPSLAQILGNPVFDNMMAQQMVEEPIFSFYLSNKLQGELLLGGMDQDLFTGPINWLPVTTKGYWQITVDSVAVQGVDTFCPEGCQAIVDTGTSLIAGPTRDILRLQQLIGATPTNIGEFVTDCVRLSSLPRVTFVLGGEEYTLTPERYIRREMLGDKEFCFSGFQAADILTAKGPLWILGDVFLTQYYSVFDRGHDRIGFALAKQPTRG; this is translated from the exons AtgttgaagctgctgctgctgctgctgctgaggacctggacctggacctggacctgctcGGCACTGGTCAG GATCCCGCTGAAGCCGATGCCGTCCATGCGCTCCCGGCTGCGAGCGGACGGGCAGCTCTCGGCGTTCCTCCAGGAGCGCCGCCCCGACCTCTTCCAGCGACGCTACTTTCAGTGTTTCCCAGCGACCGGGCCGTCGCTGCGCGTGGAGCGCTTCAGCGAAACCCTCTACAACTACATGGAC GTTCAGTTTTACGGTGAAATAGAACTGGGGACTCCTGGGCAGAACTTCTCCGTGGTCTTTGACACCGGCTCCTCGGACCTGTGGGTCCCGTCTGTGTACTGCGTCAGCCAAACCTGCG gctACCACAGGCGCTTCAAAGCCTTCGAGTCAACGTCGTACCGTCACGACGGCAGAGTGTTCGAGATCCATTACGGGTCAGGACACATGCTGGGGATCATGGCCAGAGACACGCTGAAG ATCAACAACGTGACCGTCCAGAACCAGGAGTTTGGGGAGTCTGTGTATGAGCCCGGGGTGGCGTTTGTCATGGCCCACTTTGACGGGATTCTGGGGATGGGGTACCCGTCTCTGGCCCAGATCCTGGGGAACCCAGTGTTCGACAACATGATGGCCCAGCAGATGGTGGAGGAGCCCATCTTCTCCTTCTATCTCAGCAA CAAACTTCAGGGAGAACTTCTGCTGGGAGGGATGGACCAGGATTTGTTCACTGGACCCATCAACTGGCTCCCTGTGACCACCAAAGGGTACTGGCAGATCACGGTGGACAG CGTGGCCGTCCAGGGGGTGGACACCTTCTGTCCCGAAGGGTGCCAGGCGATAGTTGACACGGGGACGTCCCTCATCGCTGGACCGACCCGGGACATCCTGAGACTGCAGCAGCTGATCGGAGCCACGCCCACTAATATCGGAGAG TTCGTCACCGACTGCGTCAGGTTGTCGAGTCTTCCTCGTGTGACCTTCGTCCTGGGTGGAGAAGAGTACACGCTCACCCCAGAGCGCTACATCAGGAGg GAGATGCTGGGAGATAAAGAGTTCTGCTTCAGTGGCTTCCAGGCTGCCGACATCCTGACAGCCAAAGGGCCCCTGTGGATCCTGGGAGACGTGTTCCTGACCCAGTACTACAGCGTCTTTGACCGGGGTCACGACCGCATCGGCTTCGCCCTCGCCAAGCAGCCAACCAGAGGCTGA
- the LOC130519449 gene encoding bestrophin-3-like — MTVTYSSRVANASFFGFHRLLLRWRGSIYKLLYREFILFVVLYTIFSVIYRLVLLDHQKRLFEKLSLYFDKYAEQIPVTFVLGFYVTLVVNRWWNQFVNLPWPDRLMFLISSCVQGRDEHGRLLRRTLVRYINLTSLLILRSVSTAVCKRFPTMEHVVEAGFMTPEERKLFEDVRSPHLKYWIPLVWFSNLASKARQEGRIQDNVDLQNLLNEMNLFRTSCATLFGYDWVGVPLVYTQVVTLAVYTFFFACLIGRQFLDPARGYPGHDLDLYVPVFTLLQFFFYSGWLKVAEQLINPFGEDDDDFEANWIIDRNLQVSLLAVDEMHMNLPRMAKDLYWNDCEARPPYTLAAADYCIPSFLGSTTDMGLSDILHFEEVDVSDGQQQQEPPPAWRRQSVLGRVRRLLSVQEPPDLRPPQPAFKRHSSDATGSFFSDFRVHPSPVDLAPPSMLAVSPMETLSTLNEVSSNPPSPEASLSGAFPRLVVSPPLGCLNMSEPGQGAKPPNGLHPSPTEEPQDRLRTSSSLCCSPTQLGPKAFRWATLNNKHRPVHPRSRQSSLQFSRQLSQGSVRSLPSPKALGRRRGASPFQPRQPPGPPGLPGLPGPPGDTLQLPDPDYNQDFEGTVADEDGPGGTDGSNEFGNQNNETQNADPKVNPSHRD, encoded by the exons ATGACCGTCACGTACTCCAGTAGAGTCGCTAACGCGTCCTTCTTTGGTTTCCaccggctgctgctgcgctggagAGGAAGCATCTACAAACTTCTGTACCGAGAGTTCATCCTGTTTGTAGTTCTCTACACCATCTTCAGTGTCATTTACag GCTCGTCCTGCTGGACCACCAGAAGAGGCTGTTCGAGAAGCTCTCCTTGTACTTCGATAAATACGCAGAGCAGATCCCCGTCACCTTCGTCCTGG GCTTTTATGTGACGCTGGTGGTGAATCGGTGGTGGAACCAGTTCGTGAACCTTCCGTGGCCCGACCGCCTCATGTTCCTCATCtccag CTGTGTCCAGGGCCGGGACGAGCACGGCCGCCTGCTGCGCCGCACCCTGGTCCGCTACATCAACCTGACGTCGCTCCTCATCCTCCGCTCGGTCAGCACGGCGGTCTGCAAGCGCTTCCCCACCATGGAGCACGTGGTGGAGGCAG GTTTCATGACgccggaggagaggaagctgttCGAGGACGTTCGCTCTCCTCATCTGAAATACTGGATTCCTCTGGTCTGGTTCTCCAACCTGGCCTCCAAAGCTCGACAGGAAGGACGGATCCAGGACAACGTGGACCTGCAGAACCTCCTCAAT GAGATGAACCTGTTCCGGACCTCCTGTGCGACTCTCTTCGGCTACGACTGGGTCGGCGTCCCCCTGGTCTACACTCAG GTGGTGACTCTCGCCGTCTACACCTTCTTCTTTGCCTGTTTGATCGGACGCCAGTTTCTTGACCCCGCCCGAGGTTACCCAGGTCACGACCTTGACCTCTACGTGCCCGTCTTCACTCTGCTGCAGTTCTTCTTCTACTCTGGTTGGCTCAAG GTGGCCGAACAGCTCATCAACCCATTCGGCGAGGACGACGATGACTTTGAAGCAAACTGGATCATCGACCGGAACCTTCAG GTGTCTCTTCTGGCCGTGGACGAGATGCACATGAACCTGCCTCGCATGGCCAAAGACCTGTACTGGAACGACTGCGAGGCCCGGCCGCCCTACACGCTGGCTGCTGCCGACTACTGCATCCCCTCCTTCCTGGGCTCCACCACCGACATGGG GTTGTCCGACATCCTGCATTTCGAGGAGGTTGACGTGAGTGacggtcagcagcagcaggaacctcCTCCGGCCTGGCGGCGTCAATCG GTTCTGGGCCGGGTCCGCCGCCTGCTGAGCGTCCAGGAGCCTCCTGACCTTCGACCTCCCCAACCAGCATTTAAAAGACACAGCAGTGATGCAACAGGAAGCTTCTTCTCAGACTTCAG GGTCCATCCAAGTCCGGTCGACTTGGCCCCCCCGTCCATGTTGGCGGTGTCCCCCATGGAAACGTTGTCCACCCTAAACGAGGTGAGCAGCAACCCGCCGTCCCCCGAGGCCTCGCTCTCAGGTGCCTTCCCCCGCCTGGTGGTGAGCCCGCCGCTGGGCTGCCTGAACATGTCAGAACCAGGCCAGGGAGCCAAACCTCCAAACGGACTTCACCCTTCCCCCACCGAGGAGCCACAGGACCGGCTCAG GACCAGCTCCTCACTTTGTTGTTCTCCAACCCAACTGGGTCCGAAGGCGTTCCGCTGGGCCACTCTGAACAACAAGCACCGCCCGGTCCACCCACGCTCCCGCCAGTCCTCCCTCCAGTTCTCCAGGCAGTTGTCTCAGGGGTCAGTGCGCAGCTTACCAAGTCCAAAGGCTCTGGGCCGGCGGCGGGGCGCCAGTCCCTTCCAGCCCCGGCAGCCACCGGGCCCACCGGGCCTACCGGGCCTACCGGGCCCACCGGGCGACACGCTGCAGCTGCCCGACCCTGATTACAACCAGGACTTTGAGGGAACGGTGGCAGATGAGGACGGGCCGGGCGGGACCGACGGGAGCAACGAGTTCGGGAATCAAAACAACGAAACACAGAACGCAGATCCGAAGGTGAACCCGTCACACCGAGACTAG